The following proteins come from a genomic window of Flavobacterium crocinum:
- a CDS encoding DMT family transporter encodes MDTKQLKWLYLGILSLIWGSSFILIKKGLIGLTAIQVGSFRIIFAALFLLIFGFNSLRKISRRQWKYVAITSFFGTFMPAYLFAIAETKVNSSIVAILNSLTPLNTLILGIIVFGIQFQKRQVLGVFIGLVGCLLLVLSGDSAGGTQNYLYVLLVVIATLSYAINVNLIKKYLHDLNSISITTGNFAVLFLPSLIILSTTGISQKIHFAETQHSIFFVMILGVLGTGIANILFFKLIQMSSPVFATSVTYLIPIVAFFWGLLDNEMLTPIQSVGAFIILIGVYLSAKK; translated from the coding sequence ATGGATACAAAACAGTTAAAATGGCTGTACTTAGGGATTCTTTCTCTTATTTGGGGAAGTTCTTTTATTCTAATAAAAAAGGGATTAATTGGTTTGACTGCCATTCAGGTTGGTTCCTTCCGAATCATTTTTGCCGCATTGTTTTTATTGATTTTTGGGTTTAATAGTTTAAGAAAAATTTCCCGCCGTCAATGGAAGTATGTTGCTATAACTTCATTTTTTGGGACTTTTATGCCGGCTTATCTTTTTGCTATCGCCGAAACCAAAGTAAATAGTTCGATTGTGGCAATTTTAAATTCGCTAACGCCTTTAAATACATTAATTTTAGGAATAATAGTTTTTGGAATTCAGTTTCAGAAAAGACAGGTTTTAGGAGTTTTTATCGGTCTTGTTGGTTGTTTACTATTGGTTTTAAGTGGAGATTCTGCTGGCGGAACTCAAAATTATTTGTATGTGTTGTTGGTTGTTATCGCTACACTTAGTTACGCCATAAACGTAAATCTTATTAAAAAATATTTACATGACTTAAATTCGATAAGCATTACAACCGGAAACTTTGCGGTGCTTTTTCTGCCTTCATTAATCATTTTAAGTACAACTGGAATCAGTCAGAAAATACATTTTGCAGAAACGCAACATTCGATATTTTTTGTAATGATTTTGGGAGTTTTAGGAACCGGTATAGCTAATATTCTTTTCTTTAAACTGATTCAGATGTCATCTCCGGTTTTCGCAACATCGGTAACGTATTTGATTCCAATCGTTGCTTTTTTCTGGGGATTATTAGATAATGAAATGTTGACGCCAATTCAGTCGGTAGGTGCATTTATTATTTTGATTGGGGTTTATTTGTCGGCTAAGAAATGA
- the mutY gene encoding A/G-specific adenine glycosylase: protein MDFSNILIKWYLQNKRDLPWRKTVDPYQIWLSEIMLQQTRVAQGMPYFFAFTKEFPTVKDLADAPEEKVLKLWQGLGYYSRARNLHKTAQYIAYDLKGVFPDSYKELLKLKGVGEYTAAAIASFSYNESVPVVDGNVFRVLSRYFDVETDIALPSAKKEFTALANEIMPKDNPAVFNQAIMEFGALQCVPKSPDCTNCNFNESCAALQKGKVSQLPVKSKKVKVTNRYFNYLILEDVLGNTLIQKRTEKGIWHNLYEFPLLETQSVVGFDVVSKRGREELFPLYTIIGIEECSEATVVHKLSHQHLHIQFWKVKVKEKIENGINAEKLKTFPFPIVIYNFIEKQEINC from the coding sequence ATGGATTTTTCTAACATATTGATAAAATGGTATTTACAAAACAAGCGTGATTTACCATGGCGAAAAACGGTCGATCCGTACCAAATTTGGCTCTCAGAAATTATGCTTCAGCAGACAAGAGTTGCGCAGGGAATGCCATATTTTTTTGCATTTACCAAGGAATTTCCTACCGTGAAAGATTTGGCTGATGCACCAGAAGAAAAAGTTTTGAAACTTTGGCAGGGTTTAGGGTACTATTCAAGGGCTCGAAATCTTCATAAAACAGCTCAATATATTGCCTATGACCTAAAGGGAGTTTTTCCGGATTCTTATAAAGAACTTTTAAAACTTAAAGGTGTCGGAGAATATACCGCTGCAGCAATTGCTTCTTTTTCTTATAATGAATCGGTTCCTGTGGTTGACGGAAATGTTTTTCGCGTATTGTCGCGATACTTTGATGTAGAAACTGATATCGCTCTTCCGTCTGCTAAAAAAGAGTTTACTGCTTTGGCAAATGAAATTATGCCTAAAGATAATCCGGCAGTATTTAATCAGGCCATAATGGAGTTTGGTGCTTTGCAATGTGTACCGAAAAGTCCGGATTGTACAAATTGTAATTTTAACGAAAGTTGTGCGGCTTTGCAAAAAGGAAAGGTGAGTCAGCTTCCTGTAAAATCTAAAAAAGTAAAAGTTACTAATCGTTATTTTAATTATCTGATTTTAGAAGATGTTTTAGGAAATACTTTAATTCAAAAAAGAACAGAAAAAGGAATCTGGCATAATTTATATGAATTTCCACTTTTGGAAACACAATCTGTTGTTGGTTTTGATGTGGTTTCAAAAAGAGGGAGGGAAGAATTATTTCCATTATATACTATTATAGGTATAGAAGAATGCAGTGAAGCTACGGTTGTGCATAAACTTTCGCACCAACATCTGCATATACAATTTTGGAAAGTTAAAGTGAAAGAGAAAATTGAAAATGGAATCAATGCTGAAAAATTAAAAACATTTCCTTTTCCTATTGTGATTTATAATTTTATAGAAAAGCAGGAAATAAATTGCTAA
- a CDS encoding HU family DNA-binding protein: MTKADIVAKISEKLGLEKGDVQATVETFMEEVKTSLETGDNVYLRGFGSFIVKTRAEKTGRNISKNTTIKIPAHNIPAFKPAKVFVEGVKTNNEAK, encoded by the coding sequence ATGACGAAAGCAGATATCGTAGCGAAGATTTCAGAGAAACTAGGTCTTGAAAAAGGAGACGTTCAAGCAACAGTAGAAACTTTTATGGAAGAAGTTAAGACTTCTTTAGAAACTGGAGACAATGTTTACCTAAGAGGTTTTGGTAGTTTTATCGTTAAAACTAGAGCTGAAAAAACTGGAAGAAACATTTCTAAAAACACTACAATTAAGATTCCAGCACACAACATTCCTGCGTTTAAACCTGCAAAAGTTTTTGTAGAAGGAGTTAAAACAAACAACGAAGCAAAATAA
- the rpmA gene encoding 50S ribosomal protein L27: MAHKKGVGSSKNGRESESKRLGVKIYGGQAAIAGNIIVRQRGSKHNPGENVYISKDHTLHARVAGVVKFQKKRDNKSYVSIIPFEA; encoded by the coding sequence ATGGCTCACAAGAAAGGTGTCGGTAGTTCGAAGAATGGTAGAGAATCAGAATCAAAACGTCTAGGCGTTAAGATTTATGGTGGACAAGCTGCTATTGCTGGAAACATCATCGTTAGACAAAGAGGTTCAAAACACAATCCAGGTGAAAACGTTTACATTAGTAAAGATCACACTCTTCACGCAAGAGTTGCTGGAGTTGTTAAGTTCCAAAAGAAAAGAGATAACAAATCTTATGTTTCTATTATCCCATTCGAGGCATAA
- a CDS encoding insulinase family protein yields MKKIYTFLIFLFLTGIMQAQDRPQPKPGNAPVVNIKKPQTFVLANGMKVLIVENHKLPRVSFTLTLDNPPFTEGNKKGVDELTSSLIGNGTKKTTKEAFNEEIDFYGASINFTSQGAYASALSKYSGRVLELLAEGALQPNFTQTEFDKEKAKLLEGLKADEKSVPAISNRVVDVLAFGKNHPNGEYLSEETVKNVTLEDVQNNYNIHFVPENAYLVVIGDIKFKEAKSAVEKLFSKWKKQSVTKNSYPDPANPSKLQIDFVDVPNAVQSEISLVNTVNLKMSDPDFFPAVIANQILGGDFNSYLNMNLREQHAWTYGASSSIGSGKYVTKFKANSAVRNTVTDSAVVQFIKEIKRIRTERVDPEVLRNVKAGYIGRFVMQVEKPQAVARYALNIETEKLPADFYEKYIQTINNVTADDIYRVANKYFLLDNMRIVIVGKGSDVLTALEKLQIPISYFDKYGNPVEKPSTKKEAPKDITAKTVFENYIKAIGGEKAVTAVKTLYMNGSTTIPQAPTPLTFVSKLDAKGKMMVSLSMGTMNLMKQVVNGKTAYIEQQGQRKNLEGDDLVEMKASAAPFEELQLAKRTDLKVEGIEPVNGSDAYVIKDGKTTYYYDVKSGLKTAESKVREQGGKSATQITNFNDYKEVKGVKVPFNLVQNVGFELDIKMSDIKINEGVSDADFL; encoded by the coding sequence ATGAAAAAAATATATACTTTTTTAATCTTTTTATTCCTAACTGGAATTATGCAAGCACAAGATCGTCCACAACCCAAACCAGGAAACGCCCCAGTAGTCAACATCAAAAAACCGCAGACTTTTGTTTTGGCAAACGGCATGAAAGTTTTGATTGTTGAAAATCATAAATTACCAAGAGTAAGTTTCACACTTACCTTAGATAATCCACCATTTACTGAAGGCAATAAAAAAGGTGTTGATGAATTGACCAGCAGCTTAATCGGAAATGGAACTAAAAAAACAACCAAAGAAGCTTTTAATGAAGAAATTGACTTTTACGGAGCCAGTATCAACTTTACTTCTCAGGGTGCTTATGCCAGTGCATTGTCTAAATATTCCGGACGAGTTTTAGAGCTTTTGGCAGAAGGTGCTTTACAGCCAAATTTCACTCAAACTGAATTTGACAAAGAAAAAGCAAAACTACTCGAAGGACTTAAAGCAGACGAAAAAAGCGTTCCTGCAATTTCAAACCGTGTTGTTGATGTTTTAGCATTTGGAAAAAACCATCCAAACGGAGAATATCTTTCTGAAGAAACAGTAAAAAACGTAACATTAGAAGATGTTCAAAACAACTATAACATTCATTTTGTTCCTGAAAATGCTTATTTAGTGGTTATTGGCGACATTAAATTTAAAGAAGCAAAATCAGCAGTTGAAAAACTATTCAGCAAATGGAAAAAACAAAGCGTAACAAAAAATTCCTATCCTGACCCTGCTAACCCATCAAAATTACAAATTGATTTTGTAGATGTTCCAAATGCAGTTCAGTCTGAAATTTCATTGGTAAATACTGTGAATTTAAAAATGAGCGATCCTGATTTCTTCCCCGCAGTTATTGCAAATCAAATTTTAGGAGGCGACTTCAACAGTTATTTAAACATGAATTTACGCGAGCAACATGCCTGGACATACGGTGCAAGCTCAAGCATTGGAAGCGGAAAATATGTAACTAAATTTAAAGCTAATTCAGCCGTTAGAAATACCGTTACAGATAGTGCAGTTGTTCAGTTTATTAAAGAAATTAAAAGAATCCGCACCGAAAGAGTCGATCCTGAAGTTTTAAGAAATGTAAAAGCTGGTTATATTGGAAGATTTGTAATGCAGGTTGAAAAACCACAGGCTGTTGCCCGTTATGCATTAAACATTGAAACAGAAAAACTACCAGCTGATTTCTACGAAAAATACATTCAGACCATCAATAATGTTACTGCCGATGATATTTACCGTGTTGCCAATAAATACTTTTTACTGGACAACATGCGAATTGTAATTGTAGGAAAAGGTTCTGATGTTCTTACCGCTCTGGAAAAACTTCAAATTCCGATATCCTATTTTGACAAATACGGAAATCCTGTTGAAAAACCTTCAACTAAAAAAGAAGCTCCGAAAGATATTACAGCCAAAACTGTTTTCGAAAATTACATCAAAGCAATTGGAGGAGAAAAAGCGGTTACAGCAGTAAAAACTCTTTATATGAATGGATCAACAACTATTCCGCAGGCTCCCACTCCACTAACTTTTGTTTCGAAATTAGATGCTAAAGGTAAAATGATGGTTTCACTTTCTATGGGAACTATGAATTTGATGAAACAGGTTGTAAACGGCAAAACTGCATACATCGAACAACAAGGTCAAAGAAAAAATCTTGAAGGTGATGATTTAGTAGAAATGAAAGCAAGTGCCGCTCCTTTTGAAGAATTACAACTTGCAAAAAGAACTGACCTGAAAGTAGAGGGAATTGAACCTGTTAACGGAAGTGATGCCTACGTTATCAAAGACGGCAAAACAACTTATTATTATGATGTTAAATCCGGTTTAAAAACAGCGGAATCAAAAGTTCGCGAACAAGGCGGAAAATCAGCAACTCAAATCACTAATTTCAATGATTATAAAGAAGTAAAAGGCGTCAAAGTTCCTTTTAATTTAGTTCAGAATGTTGGTTTTGAATTAGATATCAAAATGTCTGATATTAAAATTAATGAAGGTGTTTCTGATGCAGATTTTCTTTAA
- a CDS encoding single-stranded DNA-binding protein: MNGTLNKVMLIGHLGDDVKMHYFDGGNCIGRFQLATNEVYINKTTNEKITSTEWHNLVVRNKAAEICEKYLSKGDKIYVEGRIKSRQWQAEDGTTKYTTEIQVTEFTFLTTKKETAHTRQNQEAESTKNTNFDAASEGLPINDLPF; encoded by the coding sequence ATGAACGGAACATTAAATAAAGTGATGCTTATTGGCCATTTAGGCGATGATGTGAAGATGCATTATTTTGATGGAGGAAACTGCATCGGACGTTTTCAGCTGGCTACCAATGAGGTATATATCAACAAAACGACCAATGAAAAAATAACTTCCACAGAATGGCATAATTTGGTTGTTAGAAACAAAGCAGCGGAAATCTGCGAAAAATATCTTTCTAAAGGAGATAAAATATATGTAGAAGGCAGGATTAAATCTCGTCAATGGCAGGCAGAAGACGGAACTACTAAGTACACAACAGAAATTCAGGTGACAGAGTTTACTTTTTTGACTACCAAAAAAGAAACTGCTCATACCAGACAAAATCAGGAGGCAGAATCAACAAAAAATACTAACTTTGATGCTGCTAGCGAAGGGCTTCCAATTAATGATTTGCCTTTCTAA
- a CDS encoding M16 family metallopeptidase — protein MKKSIMMLSAALMLGGVAHAQKVAFEEYNLDNGLHVILHNDPSAPVVITSVMYHVGSKDERPDRTGFAHFFEHLLFEGTQNIKRGEWMKIVTANGGVNNANTSDDRTYYYEVFPSNSLELGLWMESERLMHPIINKVGVDTQNEVVKEEKRMRYDNQPYGNILAEVKKNMFKNHPYRWTTIGSMKDLDAATLEEFQAFNKKFYTPNNAVLVVAGDFEKTKTKEWIQKYFGPIPRGEEVKKQTFTEEPITQTIKATYEDPNIQIPMIVASYRTPSMKTRDARVLDLISSYLSDGKSSKLYKKIVDDKKMALQIGAVGFSQEDYGTYILYGLPMAPNTTADILKEIDEEIVKIQTDLISEKDYEKLQNKFDNNYVNANASVEGIAENLASYYLLYGDVNLINTEIDIYHSITREEIREVARKYLNPNQRLILDYIPTPKSQN, from the coding sequence ATGAAAAAATCAATAATGATGTTAAGTGCTGCATTAATGCTTGGCGGAGTAGCTCATGCTCAAAAAGTAGCTTTTGAAGAATATAATTTAGATAATGGATTGCATGTTATTCTGCACAATGATCCTTCTGCTCCTGTTGTCATTACATCAGTAATGTATCATGTTGGATCAAAAGACGAACGTCCTGACAGAACGGGATTCGCACATTTCTTTGAACACTTATTATTTGAAGGAACACAAAATATCAAACGTGGTGAGTGGATGAAAATCGTTACCGCAAACGGAGGTGTTAATAATGCCAACACATCTGACGACAGAACGTATTACTACGAAGTTTTCCCTTCTAACAGTCTGGAACTTGGATTATGGATGGAATCTGAAAGATTAATGCATCCTATTATCAATAAGGTTGGTGTAGATACTCAAAATGAAGTTGTAAAAGAAGAAAAAAGAATGCGTTATGATAATCAGCCGTATGGAAATATTCTGGCGGAGGTTAAGAAAAACATGTTCAAAAATCACCCTTACAGATGGACAACTATTGGGTCTATGAAAGACCTGGACGCAGCAACTCTTGAAGAATTCCAGGCTTTTAATAAAAAGTTCTACACTCCAAACAATGCTGTTTTAGTTGTTGCCGGAGATTTCGAAAAAACAAAAACAAAAGAATGGATTCAGAAATACTTCGGGCCAATTCCGAGAGGCGAAGAAGTTAAAAAACAAACTTTTACCGAAGAGCCAATCACACAGACCATTAAAGCTACTTACGAAGATCCCAACATTCAGATACCAATGATTGTGGCTTCGTACAGAACACCTTCAATGAAAACCAGAGATGCTCGTGTTTTAGATTTAATTTCTTCTTATTTAAGCGATGGGAAAAGTTCTAAACTTTACAAAAAAATCGTTGACGACAAAAAAATGGCACTACAAATTGGAGCTGTTGGATTTAGTCAGGAAGATTATGGAACCTACATTTTATACGGTTTACCAATGGCACCCAACACAACCGCTGATATCTTAAAAGAAATAGACGAAGAAATTGTAAAAATCCAAACCGATCTTATTTCTGAAAAAGATTATGAAAAACTACAAAACAAATTCGATAATAATTATGTGAATGCTAACGCAAGTGTTGAAGGAATTGCAGAAAACCTGGCTTCTTATTATCTCTTATATGGTGATGTAAATTTAATTAATACAGAAATCGACATTTATCATTCTATAACAAGAGAAGAAATTAGAGAAGTTGCCAGAAAATATTTGAATCCAAATCAGCGCTTAATTTTAGATTATATTCCGACGCCTAAATCTCAAAACTAA
- a CDS encoding heavy-metal-associated domain-containing protein: MKISKILIAATIAGLVFVGCKKEEDKSLQVVNAEKSAPKEHKPIAAENLQTASFTIDGMTCAVGCAKTIEEELANLDGVEKATVDFDKKTATVSFDKTIQNSESLTKVVQETGDGKTYKVSNFKS, translated from the coding sequence ATGAAAATTTCAAAAATCTTAATCGCCGCAACAATCGCTGGTTTGGTATTCGTTGGCTGCAAAAAAGAAGAAGACAAAAGTCTTCAGGTTGTAAATGCAGAAAAAAGCGCTCCAAAAGAACATAAACCAATTGCTGCAGAAAATTTACAAACAGCAAGTTTTACAATCGACGGAATGACTTGTGCTGTTGGATGTGCTAAAACAATCGAAGAAGAATTAGCCAATCTTGACGGAGTTGAAAAAGCAACAGTTGATTTTGATAAAAAAACAGCAACAGTAAGTTTTGATAAAACCATCCAAAACTCAGAATCTTTAACAAAAGTGGTTCAGGAAACTGGAGATGGAAAAACATATAAAGTTTCGAATTTTAAATCTTAA
- the gldD gene encoding gliding motility lipoprotein GldD — protein MFNRILSVTAILLSLTVISCKNDVLPKPASFLRLDYPEAKYVNFENSCPFAFQMNEDAIIKGEKECSFAITYPKMKATIYLTYKPVNGNIDKLLRDAQKLTYEHVIKADDILEQPYINQQKKVYGMFYQVDGNAATNSQFYVTDSTKHFLIGSMYFYAKPNFDSIMPAASYVKNDMQRLMETLKWK, from the coding sequence ATGTTTAATAGAATACTTTCAGTAACAGCAATTTTGCTTAGTTTAACGGTTATAAGCTGTAAAAATGATGTTCTGCCCAAACCGGCAAGTTTTCTGCGATTGGATTATCCGGAAGCGAAATATGTGAATTTTGAAAATAGTTGTCCGTTTGCTTTTCAAATGAATGAGGATGCGATTATTAAAGGCGAAAAAGAATGCAGTTTTGCTATTACTTATCCAAAAATGAAAGCGACTATTTATTTGACCTATAAGCCAGTAAATGGCAATATAGATAAATTGTTGAGAGATGCTCAAAAGTTAACTTATGAGCATGTTATAAAAGCTGATGATATTTTGGAACAGCCTTATATAAATCAGCAGAAAAAAGTTTATGGTATGTTTTATCAGGTAGATGGAAATGCGGCTACAAATTCTCAGTTTTATGTTACCGACAGTACAAAACACTTTTTAATTGGTTCTATGTATTTTTATGCAAAACCAAATTTTGATTCGATTATGCCGGCCGCGAGTTATGTTAAGAACGATATGCAGCGTTTGATGGAAACATTGAAATGGAAATAA
- a CDS encoding Rne/Rng family ribonuclease, whose amino-acid sequence MNKELIIRSSSEAVDFALLKDGKLIELHKEEEKSNFQVGDIFIAKIRKPVAGLNAAFVNVGFEKDAFLHYHDLGPNLASQLKFIKLVSAGKLKDFSLKTFQFEKEIDKDGIITDILSANQSVLVQVVKEPISTKGPRISAELSLAGRFIVLVPFSDRVSISQKIEDKKEKDRLKKLVLSIKPKGFGVIVRTVAEGKNVAELEKDLQNLLGRWSAMCKKLPTAHHPSKVLGELNRASSILRDVFNDTFSGIQIDDEELYHQTKEYLQEIAPSKQSIVKFYQSNDTPIFEKYNIERQIKTSFGRTVSMSKGAYLIIEHTEALHVIDVNSGNRSNKATNQEDTAMEVNMIAAAEIARQLRLRDMGGIIVVDFIDMSNPENRKVLFDFLREEMSDDKAKHKILPPSKFGLVQITRQRVRPEVNIKTREEDPNKVNGEIEAPILIIDKITSDLERLLKTHNKVVLNTHPFVAAYLSKGFPSLRSKWFFEHKKWVKIIPRDAYTYLEYHFYDKKGNVISE is encoded by the coding sequence GTGAATAAAGAATTAATCATTAGATCTAGTTCTGAAGCAGTAGATTTTGCCTTATTAAAAGATGGAAAACTAATTGAATTACACAAAGAAGAAGAAAAAAGCAACTTTCAGGTTGGTGATATTTTTATTGCCAAAATCAGAAAACCAGTTGCAGGACTTAATGCTGCTTTTGTGAATGTAGGCTTTGAAAAAGATGCCTTTTTACATTATCACGATTTGGGTCCAAATCTAGCTTCTCAGCTGAAATTCATAAAACTTGTAAGCGCAGGTAAATTAAAAGATTTCTCCCTAAAAACCTTTCAGTTTGAAAAAGAGATTGACAAAGATGGCATCATTACTGATATTTTAAGTGCCAATCAATCTGTCTTAGTTCAAGTAGTTAAAGAACCTATATCAACCAAGGGCCCAAGAATAAGTGCTGAGCTTTCTCTTGCCGGAAGATTTATCGTTCTGGTTCCTTTTTCTGATCGTGTTTCTATTTCTCAAAAAATAGAAGACAAAAAAGAAAAGGATCGTCTAAAAAAACTTGTTCTATCGATCAAACCTAAAGGATTTGGTGTTATTGTTCGTACAGTAGCCGAAGGCAAAAACGTAGCCGAATTAGAAAAAGATTTGCAGAACCTGCTTGGCAGATGGTCTGCAATGTGTAAAAAATTACCAACTGCTCATCATCCATCAAAAGTATTAGGAGAGCTTAACAGAGCTTCTTCAATATTAAGAGATGTATTCAACGATACCTTCAGCGGTATTCAAATAGATGATGAAGAGTTGTACCATCAAACGAAGGAGTATTTGCAAGAAATTGCACCTTCCAAACAATCAATTGTCAAGTTTTATCAATCAAATGACACTCCGATTTTTGAGAAATACAATATAGAGAGACAAATCAAAACTTCATTTGGCCGAACTGTTTCCATGAGCAAAGGTGCTTACCTAATCATAGAACACACTGAAGCGCTGCACGTTATTGACGTAAACAGCGGGAACCGTTCCAACAAGGCGACCAACCAGGAAGACACAGCCATGGAAGTGAATATGATTGCTGCAGCAGAAATCGCCAGACAATTACGTCTGCGAGATATGGGCGGAATTATAGTTGTTGATTTTATCGATATGTCTAATCCTGAAAACAGGAAAGTTTTGTTCGACTTCTTGCGAGAAGAAATGAGCGACGATAAAGCAAAGCATAAAATATTACCGCCAAGTAAATTTGGACTTGTTCAGATTACAAGACAGCGCGTAAGACCAGAAGTTAATATTAAAACCAGAGAAGAAGATCCAAATAAAGTCAATGGCGAAATTGAAGCGCCAATATTAATAATTGACAAGATCACCTCTGATTTAGAAAGACTTTTAAAAACCCACAATAAAGTTGTACTAAACACACATCCGTTTGTGGCTGCATACCTCAGTAAAGGTTTTCCATCATTACGTTCAAAATGGTTTTTTGAACATAAAAAGTGGGTGAAAATCATACCTCGTGACGCTTACACGTACTTAGAATACCATTTCTACGATAAAAAAGGAAATGTTATTTCAGAATAA
- the rplU gene encoding 50S ribosomal protein L21: MYAIVEIAGQQFKVSKDLKVYVHRLANEEGSKVTFDKVLLLDDNGNVTLGAPAIEGASVEAKVLQHLKGDKVIVFKKKRRKGYKKRNGHRQYLTQIVIEGISAAGGTKKAAAKKAVVAEEAATEEVEAPKAKKAAPKAKKEATKE; the protein is encoded by the coding sequence ATGTATGCAATCGTAGAGATAGCAGGGCAACAATTTAAAGTAAGCAAAGACTTAAAGGTTTATGTTCACCGTTTAGCTAACGAAGAAGGTTCAAAAGTTACTTTTGACAAAGTTCTTTTATTAGATGATAACGGAAATGTAACTTTAGGCGCCCCAGCTATAGAAGGTGCTTCAGTAGAAGCTAAAGTGTTACAACACTTAAAAGGTGATAAAGTTATCGTTTTCAAAAAGAAAAGAAGAAAAGGATACAAAAAAAGAAATGGTCACAGACAATATCTTACACAAATTGTAATTGAAGGTATTTCTGCAGCAGGAGGAACTAAAAAAGCAGCAGCTAAAAAAGCAGTTGTAGCAGAAGAAGCAGCTACTGAAGAAGTAGAAGCTCCAAAAGCAAAAAAAGCAGCTCCAAAAGCAAAAAAAGAAGCTACTAAAGAATAA
- a CDS encoding gliding motility-associated protein GldE encodes MDPEPSLLFSTNLDTNLIIGFVGIFILLFLSAIVSGAEVALFSLSQQDIDDTLNDHQAKGKIISSLLDKPKKLLATLLVANNFFNIGVVILFAYIGQNIFEDINSAVLKFTLEVILVTFLILLFGEVLPKVYASRNSKSFAKRVAYPLAFLDKVLSPISLPMRAVTIYFQNKLGKQKSNFSVNQLSQALELTDSEGTSTEEQKILEGIVSFGNTDTKQVMSPRIDIFALEISETFAEIYPKIIETGFSRIPVYRDNIDQIEGVLFVKDLLPHIDKEEFDWTSLIREAFFVPENKKLDNLLKDFQSLKSHLAIVVDEYGGTSGLVSLEDVIEEIVGDISDEFDDENLNFSQIDENNFLFEGKINLKDFYRIVDVDEDVFESHKGEAETLAGFILEILGNFPKKDQKVPFENCVFTVETVDKKRVKQIKVTINKNV; translated from the coding sequence TTGGACCCGGAGCCCAGTTTACTTTTTTCTACAAATCTAGACACTAATTTAATTATTGGTTTTGTCGGCATATTTATATTGTTATTTCTTTCAGCTATAGTTTCAGGTGCTGAAGTCGCTCTCTTCTCTTTGTCACAACAGGATATCGATGATACTCTAAATGATCATCAGGCAAAAGGGAAAATTATTTCCAGTTTATTAGATAAACCTAAAAAACTATTGGCAACACTGCTTGTCGCAAATAACTTTTTCAACATAGGTGTTGTAATTCTGTTTGCTTACATAGGACAGAATATTTTTGAAGACATAAATTCGGCGGTGCTTAAATTTACTTTGGAAGTTATTTTAGTTACTTTCCTTATTTTGTTATTTGGCGAGGTTTTGCCGAAAGTGTATGCCAGCAGAAATAGTAAAAGTTTCGCAAAAAGAGTCGCTTATCCTTTAGCGTTTTTAGATAAAGTGCTTTCGCCAATAAGTTTGCCAATGCGTGCTGTAACGATCTATTTTCAAAATAAATTAGGAAAGCAAAAAAGTAACTTTTCTGTTAATCAACTTTCTCAGGCTTTGGAGCTTACCGATTCTGAAGGAACTTCAACAGAAGAACAAAAGATACTTGAAGGAATCGTTTCTTTTGGAAATACCGATACAAAGCAGGTAATGAGTCCAAGAATTGATATTTTTGCATTGGAAATATCAGAAACATTTGCTGAAATTTACCCTAAAATAATAGAAACAGGATTCTCTAGAATTCCAGTTTACAGAGATAATATTGACCAGATTGAGGGTGTCCTTTTCGTAAAAGATTTATTGCCTCATATTGATAAAGAAGAGTTTGACTGGACTTCTTTAATTAGAGAAGCTTTTTTTGTTCCTGAGAATAAAAAACTCGATAATTTATTGAAAGATTTTCAGAGCTTAAAAAGTCATTTGGCGATTGTGGTTGATGAATACGGAGGAACATCAGGATTGGTTTCTTTGGAAGATGTAATCGAAGAAATCGTTGGTGATATTAGTGATGAGTTTGATGATGAAAATCTGAACTTCTCACAAATAGATGAAAATAATTTTCTTTTTGAAGGGAAAATAAACCTGAAAGATTTCTACAGAATTGTGGATGTTGACGAAGATGTTTTTGAATCTCATAAAGGAGAAGCCGAAACACTGGCAGGATTTATTCTGGAAATTTTAGGTAATTTTCCAAAAAAAGATCAAAAAGTGCCTTTTGAAAACTGTGTCTTTACAGTAGAAACAGTAGACAAAAAGCGCGTAAAACAAATAAAGGTAACGATAAATAAAAATGTTTAA